In Hemiscyllium ocellatum isolate sHemOce1 chromosome 33, sHemOce1.pat.X.cur, whole genome shotgun sequence, the following are encoded in one genomic region:
- the LOC132831196 gene encoding stabilizer of axonemal microtubules 3-like yields MATAERRHDLHLTTSGVALHYTPARYFPPSNFKSFLKDPLPLKLREKDTLHPYDEVFNNFETTTGSTHNLKTIGGLLGHPRHIKVPNHWNVHYMKDLSEKLSRRDWRTPLNMVNQTSEMKDKYTGRLPQTLDTAFKAGPQPFNLANHHTNGPSKNIIASTENPALAGKEYYVRDKDVLRLNDIYLTTTNKDFRAFKKEELEGFPKKDIPTYWEMEDYPKTWGHGLKENPLPKDAQRIVRGPGPMTDPSVFRAATRIPPLPRHLPPVPNRGLKTQYQDVYQQPNDVKRKQDLYYQFQAPWVMTRAGSTPEILSVPHMYKTEYMSYGNERPVIM; encoded by the exons ATGGCCACAGCAGAGAGACGACACGACCTGCACTTAACAACTTCAGGCGTCGCGCTACATTACACCCCTGCCAGATACTTCCCACCCTCTAACTTCAAA TCATTTTTGAAAGATCCTCTCCCTCTGAAACTGAGAGAAAAGGACACTCTTCATCCATACGATGAGGTTTTTAATAACTTTGAAACCACTACTGGCTCAACTCATAATCTCAAGACCATCGGAGGGCTGCTTGGCCATCCACGCCACATAAAAGTTCCCAATCACTGGAATGTTCATTATATGAAGGATTTGTCAGAAAAG CTGAGCAGGCGAGACTGGAGGACTCCGCTGAATATGGTGAACCAAACGAGTGAAATGAAGGACAAATACACCGGGAGACTCCCACAAACCCTGGACACTGCATTTAAGGCTGGACCTCAGCCGTTCAATCTGGCTAACCATCACACCAATGGACCATCTAAA AATATCATTGCCAGCACGGAGAATCCAGCCCTGGCTGGCAAGGAGTATTACGTACGAGACAAAGATGTTCTGCGACTTAACGACATTTATTTAACCACAACCAACAAGGATTTCAGGGCCTTTAAGAA GGAGGAGTTGGAAGGCTTTCCAAAGAAAGACATACCAACCTACTGGGAAATGGAAGACTACCCAAAGACCTGGGGCCATGGGCTGAAGGAGAATCCTCTGCCCAAAGACGCCCAGAGGATTGTCCGTGGTCCTGGCCCGATGACTGACCCCAGTGTGTTCCGAGCGGCCACGAGAATTCCTCCTCTCCCCAGGCACCTGCCACCTGTCCCAAATCGGGGACTCAAGACACAGTATCAGGATGTGTACCAACAACCCAATGATGTCAAGCGCAAACAGGACCTCTACTACCAGTTTCAGGCCCCATGGGTGATGACCCGGGCAGGCTCAACCCCGGAGATCCTGTCTGTTCCCCACATGTACAAGACAGAATATATGTCATATGGGAATGAGCGGCCAGTGATCATGTAA